The Pseudodesulfovibrio alkaliphilus DNA segment CTGACCCTGACCCCGCCCAAGGGCGAGGGCATCATGCTCGGAATCCAGGAGGTCTCCCCCGGCGCGACCATGCTCCACAAGATGAACTTCCAGCTGCCCGGCCTCAAGGTGGCCGCCGAGGGCCGCCACACCCTTTCCGCCGCCATCAAAACCGACAGCGGCTGGCAGACCAAGGTCGAGCTGCCCCTGTTCGTGTTCACGGGCACGAACGCCTCCTGAGGCCGTACGCGCTTCCGGGCGGCGGTGCGCGTCCACTCCTGCGCCGAAAGAAACGCATTGAATGACGGCTGGCCTGACGCAGCGTCAGGAACACCTGTACCAACACCGCAAGGGCCGGTTCCGACACACCATGTCGGAACCGGCCCTTCTCCTGTCAGCCCGCTAAAGGAGCCAGCGCACCGAGGGCGTCAGCAATGGTGAGCCGTCGACGCAAACGGACCCAAGGCCGAGGCCCTGGGCCGTCTTCGCGCCCCACAGATCAGGCGGACAGAGAGGGGCGACTCCCGCACCAAGGACAGGCACTGTGCGGCGTGAAGGCTTACCCTCTTCTGCCAAAGGGCGGCAGGCCGCCGTCTTTGCACTCCCCCTCATGCCCCGGCAAATGCAAACAGGTCTGACGCGACGCATTGCCAATGCAGTGACGGCCGAGGCCAATGTATTGACCAACCCACAACAGACCTTTCTTTACTTCGGAAATGTCGCGCCAGCCGCCATGAAGCCCACTGCCTCTGCATCAGCAAAAACTTATAATGTTATTTGACACTTTTTTCAAAGTAAAATAGCACATTACGTACAATTTTGGTCAGTTTTTGCTGGACATTCGCCGCTGTCGACCCTAATGTTTCAACGCTTATTCTGTATTTTTTCTATTCACAATATCAGCATTGCGATTGTTGTGTGCGGTCGTGATGCCGCGAGGTTGGCTATGCGGGCTGCGCTATTGATACTTGGCAGTGAGGGGGAGGGGCTCCCGACGAGCGAGGACTTCCGCCGCGCAGGGTTTGCGGTGTCCGCGGCAGTGCCCCGGCGCGACGGACAGGCTCGGAGCCATGATGCGCTTCAGGTACCGATGCCCGCCGAGGGCGGGTTCGGCCGCGAAGGAGACGGGGTGATCAAGAGTGCAGGAAAGACGCCCGGGGAACCTTCCTCTGCTCCTGGCCCGGCAGGACGGCCCGCCCCCCCGGGCCAGGGGACCGAAACGGCGCAGACGCAAAAGGAGGCGCCGGAAGAGCCGCGTCTCCCATGGTAGCAGGAGCGCTTACAGCACGTCCCGGTAGCCGTCCAGGGCCTCGTCCACGGCCAGGCCCTCGTGAACAACGCGGCCAAGGACCTGCACCAGCCTCGAGGGATCGCGGTGCTGGAACACGTTGCGGCCCACCGAGAGCCCGGCCCCGCCCGCGTCGATGGACACCCGGACCATGTCCAGGAAATCCCGTGTGGACTCAAGCTTGGGGCCGCCCGCGATGACCACGGGCACGCAGGCGCACTCCACCACATGGGCAAAGGTCTCGGCATCCCCGGTGTAATTGACCTTGACCACGTCGGCTCCCAGCTCGGCGCCCACCCTGGCGCAATGAGCCACCACCTCGGGGGCGTATTCGTCGGGCACCTTGGGGCCGCGGGCATAGACCATGGCCAGAAGCGGCATTCCCCACTCGGCGGCAGTGGCGGCCACCGCGCCCAGATCGGCCAGCATCTGCCCCTCGGTCTCGTCGCCAAGGTTGACATGCACGCTCACCCCGTCCGCTCCCAGACGGATGGCCTCCTCCACCGTGGTCACCAGCCGCTTGACATTGGGATAGGGCGACAGGACCGTACCCGCCGACAGGTGGACGATGAGCCCGAAGTCCCGCCCCTGCATCCGGTGGCCAAGCTTGACCTGCCCCTTGTGCACCAGGCCCGCGTTGGCCCCGCCCGCCACCAGACTGGTCACGGTGTCGCGCATCTTTTCCAGGCCGGGAATGGGGCCAACGGTCACGCCGTGGTCCATGGGCACGATGATGGTGCGCCGGGTGTCGCGATTGAAGATCCTCTCCAGACGAATGGCTTTTCCGATATGCATCCTGCACCTCTTGCATGGTGGTTTGGCGTCGCGCCGCCGGAGTGCTCGACAGTGCCGTTGACATAATACACTCCAGGGCCGGAGGAAAGCACAATGATCACTCCCTGCTGCGCGGTAATCATGCTCCGCGCCCACTCACCGTATTGACTCCATCGGAAAATACGACCACAATCCTGCAAGCACACGCCCCCAAAGAGAGGGACCATGGACGAGACCACCTACCAGACCATATTCGTCGCCCGCCAGCCCATTTTCACCGCGCACAACGACACCTGGGGCTACCTGATGCTTTTTCGCGACAGCCAGGACGCCGACCGGGCCGTGATCTCGGACAACTCCGAGGCGACCATGAACCTGGTGGCCAACCTGCCCCTGTGCCGGGGGCTGGCAGGCAACCGCTCGCGGCTGCTCATCCACTTCACCCCCGAGGACGTGACCGCCGGAACCCCCCTGGCCGTGCCCTCGGGCAATACGGTCATCACCCTTGGGGAGCGTGCCGCCCCCCCGGAAGCCCTGCTCCAAGCCCTGCGGGGGCTCAAGAGCGACGGCTACGAGGTAGCCATCAACAACTTCCTGGGGAGCCCGGGCAGCGAACCGCTGGCCGAGATGGCCGACGCGCTCCTGGTGGACATGACCGGCAAAAGCGCCTCGGAACTCGCCGCCATCGTCGGCAAGGGCCAAAAATTCGGCGTCTCCCGGATGATCGCCAAATGCGTGGAGAACGCCGA contains these protein-coding regions:
- a CDS encoding 2-amino-3,7-dideoxy-D-threo-hept-6-ulosonate synthase — translated: MHIGKAIRLERIFNRDTRRTIIVPMDHGVTVGPIPGLEKMRDTVTSLVAGGANAGLVHKGQVKLGHRMQGRDFGLIVHLSAGTVLSPYPNVKRLVTTVEEAIRLGADGVSVHVNLGDETEGQMLADLGAVAATAAEWGMPLLAMVYARGPKVPDEYAPEVVAHCARVGAELGADVVKVNYTGDAETFAHVVECACVPVVIAGGPKLESTRDFLDMVRVSIDAGGAGLSVGRNVFQHRDPSRLVQVLGRVVHEGLAVDEALDGYRDVL